CGCCGGCGACGATGAGCAGCACGGCCAGCACGCGCGCGAACGAGAGGCTCTCGCGGAAGAGCAGGACGCTGAAGACGAGCGTCAGGGCCGCCTCCAGCCCGAGCACCGCGATGTACACGACGCCCAGGTCCGCCCGGCGCAGCGCGACGGACTGGAGGACGGCCCCGAGCAGGAACAGCAGGAGGAACGCCGCGCTGGGCAGCGGGCGTGACACCCCATCGGAGAGCTTCATGAAGATGCCTCCGACCGCGAAGCACGCGGACGCGAGGACCATCTGGACCCATACGATTCCCGACACCATGGGGTCCAGTCTACGTACTTCCAACGGCTTCGGGGGTGGCGCCCGTGAGCGCCACCCCCTCGGTCCGCGGGCCTACGGGAGCTTCGCGATCCAGCCGTCCTCCCACCCACCCGAAGTGCCGAACAGGCCCGTCGTGTAGGTCATCCCGACGACCACGAAGCCACCCGTGGGAATCGTCGCGACGGCGTGGGCCTGGCTGTGAAGGGTGTTGGTGATTCCTCCGCTCCATTCCAGGACACCATTGGAGCTGACCTTCCAGAACCGCTCTCCCTCGTAGTAGTTCTTGCCGACCACCACGATGTTGCCCTGGGAGTCGAGGCTCAGGGCGGCGGCCTGACCCCAATCCCCCCCATTCCAGAGGGTGCTCCATGTGAGGGCTCCGGTGGGCGAGTACTTGCGAACGCCCAACCGATTGAAGGAATAGCCATCGTAGTTCACGGGAACGTAGATGTTCCCAGAGCCATCCACCGCCGGCCGTCCGAAGCTCAGGTTGCTCGCCGCCGGCTCGGAGGCGGTCCAGTTGACCGAGTTCTTGCCGGGCCCATGACTGACGATGACGTCATGCGCGACTCCGGCGGTCGAGGTCCGGCCCCGGATGGCGAGCACATTCCCCGCGAGGCTGAGCGACGAGTAGGTGTCGTTCAGGGCCGTGCCCGACTGCTCCACCCACTGCTGGACTCCAGCGGCGGAGTACTTGACCAGGATTCTGTCGGTACCGCCCTGGTTCGTCCCGTCGATGGAGCCAGACGTGTCTCCGACCGCGTAGATGTCGCCATTGGCATCCGTGACCACGCCCGTGAGCGAGTCGCTCTCCGCCGCGCCGAACTGGTCACGCCAGAGGATGGTCGTCCCCGTGGGGTCGTACTTCACGATGAAGGCGTCATAGTCGTAGAGCCCGCCGGGCTTGGTCTTGAAGAGGTTTCCCGTGGTGCTGCCGACGACGATGATGTTGTCGTTGGCATCCCGGGTGATGGCGGTGGCGTAGTCGAAGCCGTCGGTGCCGAAGCGGATGATGGGCGAGGGCGTTCCAGAGGGGGAGTAGTGGCCGATGAACGCGTCGCTGCCTCCGTGTGCGACCCCTCCAAAGACGCTGGTGCTGGAGGTGGAACCCACGACCCAGATGTCTCCCGTGGAGGTCACGGTCACATCGGCGAAGCCGTCCGTGTCTTCCCCTCCCCGCTGGTGGGTCCAGAGGGGGACGGGCACGCAGTCGCTCTCGATGGCCCCCAGATCGGGATTTCCGGAGCAGCGCTGTCCGAGGTTCGAACTGTCGGGGAGCGCGCCGTTGAGCGCAGGGGAGTTGGGGCCCAGCCTGAAATTCCCCAGGAGGAGGGGGGCCACGTTGTCGCTGTGGGTATCCGAGGCCAGGGGTGCCCAGCTCGAGAAGCTCAGCCCGGCACTGGCGTCATGGCGGAACCGGGTGGCGGCTGCTCCGTTCGAGTGCCAGTAGAGGTTGTCGTGGATGGACACTCCCGTGACGAAGCCCGTGGAGAGGTCCAGGGCGCCTCCCGTGTTGGTACCCGAGCAGCTCGCGCCGGAGAAGTCCGTGCATCCCGGAGCCAGACCGCGCGCGTCCTGGATGATGTTGTTCCAGATCTGCACGTTCTCCGACGGAGTCGTGGCGTTGGGGTCGATCCGTACGCCCGAGCGTTCCAGCTTGTCGAAGGTGTTGTGGACGATCTCCACCCCGCTGAAGTGCTGGAGCTTGATGCCATCGCCGCACCCGAACAGGTTATTGGCCGAGAGCTGATTCATTCCCCAGATGCGGTTGCGCCGGATGACGACATTCTCCACACGAGGCACCCTGGGAGGATCGACGGTCCCGACGACCAGCGAGCTGCCGACGATCACCCCGGCGCCGCTGTCGTGCAGGTTGTTGTCCTCCACCAGGACGCGCTTGGCGAAGTAGTGGATGACGATGGCGGGGCCACCGCAGCTTCCACCATTGCCCTGGGCGTGCTTGTAGCCAGACATGTCATTGCCGGAGATGGTGACGTCCTCGCAGGACTTGATGTCCACGCCGTTCTCCAGCTCGTTGGCGAACACGTTGTTGCGGATGGTGAGGTGCGAGACGGGGGGGAAGCCCACGTTGTTTGGCTGCTCGACGCCCGTGCACTGGACCCCATCTCCGGTGTTGCCGCCGCTGTTGTTGTCCTGGATGAGCACGCGGGTGGAGCCCCGCTCGAGGACGACCGCGTTGGCGTCGCCTCGTCCGCCATCGGCGCTGGTGCCCGTGAGCGGCCACTTCACGAGATCGAAGAGGTTGTTGTTCTCGATGGAGATGTTGCTCGAGCCGCTGACCGAGACTCCCGAGCCGCATTTGCGGACCCGCGAGTTCTTGATGACGACGCGGTCGGCGTCGAACAGGTTGAAGCCAGCCAGGGCCTTGTACTCCCCATCGGGCGCCAGGTTGTGCCTGTTCTCGCAGTCGATATCCAGACCATCGAAGACGTAGTACGCCCCTCCCGTGTTGACGGAGATGGGCGCCTTCCAGGAGCCACTCACTGGCTCCGGTAGGAACTTCGGCATGTCTCCGTTGGCGCTTGGAACACCCAGGACATAGAAGGGCGCCGTGGGCTGTCCCGCCCGAGCGGTGACTATTCTCTCACGGAAAGGTGTTGCACTGTAATGGACATACAGGATGCTGCCACCCGGGTCGTTCGGCATGTGGTCGAGCGCGTACTGCACGGATTTCCATGCGGTGGCGCGCGTCAGTCCGTCATTGCCGTCACTGCAGAAGCTTCCATTACAGCCATCCACGGCGACATGGCGGATGGTCGACGGGAGGGTGGCCCTGGATGCGAAAGCGACGTCGGGCAGATGGACCGCGCCGGCGGTGATGGCCGAACGGGTGGTGGCGATTTTCTCGATTCCTGAAGATGTCTCGCGCGCCGTCTCACCACATCCCAGGGTCAGTATGGTGGTGAGCGTCCAGAAGACACTCGTCTGTGACAAAGATTTCCAAGACAGGGGCATGGCTCTCTCGTTGGGGGAAAAGCGGGCGCGTTCTCTCACTTTTCTCCGGAGGCACTTCAAGTAAATAAAGACACGGTGGGTTTCTGAACAGATGGAGCCCTGTCTGGCG
This is a stretch of genomic DNA from Archangium violaceum. It encodes these proteins:
- a CDS encoding DMT family transporter, with amino-acid sequence MVSGIVWVQMVLASACFAVGGIFMKLSDGVSRPLPSAAFLLLFLLGAVLQSVALRRADLGVVYIAVLGLEAALTLVFSVLLFRESLSFARVLAVLLIVAGVLLLRRE
- a CDS encoding right-handed parallel beta-helix repeat-containing protein, which codes for MPKFLPEPVSGSWKAPISVNTGGAYYVFDGLDIDCENRHNLAPDGEYKALAGFNLFDADRVVIKNSRVRKCGSGVSVSGSSNISIENNNLFDLVKWPLTGTSADGGRGDANAVVLERGSTRVLIQDNNSGGNTGDGVQCTGVEQPNNVGFPPVSHLTIRNNVFANELENGVDIKSCEDVTISGNDMSGYKHAQGNGGSCGGPAIVIHYFAKRVLVEDNNLHDSGAGVIVGSSLVVGTVDPPRVPRVENVVIRRNRIWGMNQLSANNLFGCGDGIKLQHFSGVEIVHNTFDKLERSGVRIDPNATTPSENVQIWNNIIQDARGLAPGCTDFSGASCSGTNTGGALDLSTGFVTGVSIHDNLYWHSNGAAATRFRHDASAGLSFSSWAPLASDTHSDNVAPLLLGNFRLGPNSPALNGALPDSSNLGQRCSGNPDLGAIESDCVPVPLWTHQRGGEDTDGFADVTVTSTGDIWVVGSTSSTSVFGGVAHGGSDAFIGHYSPSGTPSPIIRFGTDGFDYATAITRDANDNIIVVGSTTGNLFKTKPGGLYDYDAFIVKYDPTGTTILWRDQFGAAESDSLTGVVTDANGDIYAVGDTSGSIDGTNQGGTDRILVKYSAAGVQQWVEQSGTALNDTYSSLSLAGNVLAIRGRTSTAGVAHDVIVSHGPGKNSVNWTASEPAASNLSFGRPAVDGSGNIYVPVNYDGYSFNRLGVRKYSPTGALTWSTLWNGGDWGQAAALSLDSQGNIVVVGKNYYEGERFWKVSSNGVLEWSGGITNTLHSQAHAVATIPTGGFVVVGMTYTTGLFGTSGGWEDGWIAKLP